TCGAGATTATCTTCTAAATTTTTGTATATTATCCCTCCCTGGGCATAATTTGATGAGGATTCAAAGAAATTATTCTGAGATGTTATAATAATTACATCCAGCCCCTCTCTTGCAGCTGACAGTGCAGATGCACATCCTGCAAGACCACTACCTATAACCAACACGTCTGTATATATTACACTTTCTTCCTTTTTCATTTTCTCCAAAACTATTCCTTTCTAACTATTCTATAATTTCCAATCAACGATAGTTACCCGCTAATTTATTAAAAATTAAACGTTTACTGAAAACCTTTTAAATATCTAGTTTATGGATATTGACAAAATAGATTTTATTATTTAAAATAAAACCAATAGGATTAAGGAGGAAGTAGTGAAAGAAAATTTATTTATAATTTCATTTTTACTTTTCATAATAACCTCCTGCAGTAAGACTGAACTTGATAAAAACAGTGGCAATATTAACTACATGAAAATGATAAATTATGGTTGCCAGAGTGAAAACCTCTCCAATTATCTGGCATTATACAACCCTAAACCTCAACTGGATACAATAATGGTCAATGATGACTCGCTTTTTATTTGCATCAGATTTATTACAAACTGCGGCGCTAAATTTATTGACAGTGTACTTACCTACAATAACACAATCGAAATTACACTCGATGATACAGGACCTCCAGCTGATTGCATCTGCCTCTTTAAAAACGATTTTGTCTTTGATAATTTCTACCCGGGTTCATTTCACTTACTGGTCAACCTGCTATGGCTTGGTGCGGAACAGGACCTTGATACAACAATCATAATCCCAAATTAAGAACATCCTAAATTGATAATTAAAAAACCGTAACATTAAGATGAATGAGATGAAGATGAAATATTCATTACTCTCTGTGTTCACCAAAACTATTAATCATCGTTTTAAAAATGAGCTTGATTTAAACATAAGCTATTCGGAAATGATTTCCAGTTCCTGTATATCCCCAGAGATACAATTTTCATAAATGCAAAATTTGGTACCCACCGCCAAGATACACTTTATTATGCAGCTCTTGATACCTTCCCCGAATAGGGATTCTACGAACATACTGATTGATTAAAAGAAGTCTGAAATTGTCAATCTTTAAAAGTATAGCCCATAGTTAAAAACTTTTTAATCTATCTTATCCCGAATAGGGATTCTACGAATTATATGTATTTGCTTCTGAGGATGAGAAAGCCACTCTGCCCCATTTTCAGCAATTAATACCATCTCCTCAATTGTGATAACACCTCTATTTTCAACCTTTAACCTCGGCTCAATTGTAAAAACCATTCCTGGCATTAGCTCCTTAAAAGGTCTATCACCATATTTTTCCCATGCAGGACCAAGAAGAGCTGTCCCATCATGAGCAAATCGACCAACCTGATGTCCAAGAGCATGAGGAAATTCATCATAACCGTTTTCTTTTAAAATTTGCCTTGCTATAGTATCCACCTCGATACCCTTTACCCCAGGCTTTAACGCCTTTCGGGACTCATCTATGATCCTGATTATTGTATTAAACCCTCTAATAACCTCCTCAGGCGGCGAAGTCTCTCCTTCTTCCAGCACATAAAATGTCCTCTGTAAATCAGAGCAATAACCGTCTATTTTAACGCCAAAGTCCATGTTTAAAACATGCCCTCTTTCAACCTTTCTGCCAGTAGGCTTGTAATGTGCTTCTGCAGTCTCTGGTCCAGTAAAAACGGACGGACATATTCTTTCATCCCATGCTGTTGTAAAATTTCTTTCTTTTACTTTACTCCTCACAAAATCTGCAATTTCTATTTCACTTACACCAGGCTTTATAAAATCTCTTACCTCATCAAATATCCTCTCTGCTTCAATTATAGCTTTTTTTATAAGCTTTATCTCAGACTTGGTCTTTCTTTCCCGAATCGCTGAGATAATAGGTTCTGAAGATATTATTCTACTTTCAAATCCTAACTCTCTCAGGTAATTCTTCATCTTAATATAGAGCCCATGAGTAAGCCCATCGCAAATTTCACTGTCTTCGGAATAGTTCAAAGCAATGGTACGAGGATTCTCATTTTTTAAAATTTCCTGAAAAACACTCTTCAAACTTTCTTTATACCCGATTACATTTCTATAAACCCCTAATTCATCTACGCTCGCTATATCATACTCACCAGCTATTACAGCATCATTCCCATTTTTAAATAACATTATAACCGTTAACCATGTAACATCTCCAGGCAAAAGATAGGGAAGGATTGGATCACCATTTAAACCAGACTCTCTGGTAACCGTCATCCAGCAATCGATATTAAAATACTTTAAAAGACTCTTAGCCTGAGCAACTTTCTCCCTAATCAAATTTTCCTTCAGCATATAAAACTCATCATTTGCTAAATATACCTTGTCAATATTAACAATTTTATTTCAATTATTCACAAACATAATATGCATATAAAATAACATTTCTTGATTTTATCATACTTTAGATTTACTTTTAATTGTATTGAAAATAGAGGTAGAAATGGCTGAAAAAATTATAAGAGAGCCAGTAGTAGCCGGGATGTTTTACCCTGGATCAATAACAAGTCTGACCCAGCAGATAAACCAATTTCTAAATGAAGCACCCGATTTTGATATCAAACCTAAAAAGGTATATGGAATTATTTCACCACATGCAGGCTACATATATAGCGGTATTGTCGCTGCAGCAGGTTACAAATTTTTAAAAAATAATCCAGCAAAGGACATAATAATAACCGCTCCAAGCCACAAGGAATACTTTTTAGGAGCATCAATATTTCCCGGTGATTATTATCAGACACCCCTTGGGCTGGTAAAAGTCAATAAAGAAATTGGAACATTCCTGGCTGAAAATCACAAATATATTGACTTATCATATAGTGGACACAGGGAAGAACATTCTCTTGAGGTTCAATTACCATTTCTTCAGGTAATTTTTAATAATGACTTCAACATCGTACCAATTGTAATTGGAGAACATGATTTGAATGTAATAAATGAACTTTCGACAGCTCTGCAAGAGGCTTCAAAAAACCATAATTTTATAGTGATTGCAAGCTCTGACCTTTCCCATTACCATAGCTACGATATAGCTGTTAAAATCGACAGGCTACTTATAAATAAGCTCGAAAAATATAATTTGGAAGAGCTGGAAGAAGATTTTATAAGAAATAACCTTGAAGCCTGTGGAATAGCACCAATTTTAACGTTATTGAAATATGCTAAACTATCAGGCAGTCCTGTTTTCAAAACCCTTGATTATAAAAACTCTGGAGATACCTCTGGTACAAAATCACAAGTAGTTGGCTACCTTTCCGCTGTTATTTATGAACCATAATAAAAAAAATTCCTTTGCTTTACTTGGGGCAAGTAAGACAGGAATATCAATATCATACCATCTTAGTAAAAAAGGATATATCCCGGCATTCTGCTGGAATAGATCGAGTGAAAGATTAAAAAATGCTTTAAAATACATTGACTTTAAAAGATACTCCACTGATCTAAAGAATTTACCACAGAATATCGATTTTATGATAATTTCCATTAGCGATGATGCAATTGAATCCTTAGTTCAAAGATTATGCAAACTGCATTATGATCTTAATGACATTATTATCTTCCACACCTCCGGTGCTATTGGATCAAAAGCACTTTCCCCGCTTAAGAAAATAGGTGCAAAAACAGGTGCCTTTCACCCATTTATAAGTATTCCCGATATTGAAACAGGAATAAGCCTAATACCAGAAACACTTTTTACATGTGAGGGTGATATAGCAAATTGGCTAAAAAATCTTGCTGAAAAAATTGGAAAAATTGGGATAATAGTTACTGAAAAACAAAAGCTCATTTTACATACTGTTGCTGTGTTCCTGTTGAATTACACCGTTGGATTAGCAACTGAAATAAAGAAGCTCATGTCAACCAATCAATTGGAAATTGAAAATTTCAGAGAAGATTTCAATAAAATTTTTTCGAATAAATTTGACAGTTCCATTACCAATAATTTTAAAAAGGAAATTTCAGGCCCAATTTTGAGAGGTGATTATAATATAATAAAAAAGCACATTGAAATTCTGGAAGAATATCCTGAGCTCAAAAGTCTTTACTTGCTTTCTGGTAAAATAATATGTCAAAAACTAATAGAGAATAAAATGCCAATGTCTGAAAATATCAAAAAAATATTTATGTAGAACGCTAAGACACAATGAAGAAATTAATTACTTCAATATTTATACTAATACTCACCGTGAAAAATATTATTTATCCACAATTAAACCCGGATTGGATTCTAACGGAAATAGAAAATCGCAAAAAAAATTTTCAATTGCTAAAAACCACCTTAGAAACGCTCCCCAATGTAAAAAGAGACAACTACAATGTGACTTATTACAGAATAGAAATTAAAGTAGATATTGACAGTTCGATCATTTATGGAAATACACTAATAAAAGCTATATCTAATGAAAATAATCTATCTGAGATAAATCTGGACTTTTATGGTGTTGGGGAAAATATTCTAATTGACGAATTTTATGAAAATGTAAGAGATACATCCATTTCAAGAAATATCTTGAAAATAAATCTTCAAACTCCTGTAGAGTCAGGTAAAATATTTACAAT
Above is a genomic segment from Candidatus Neomarinimicrobiota bacterium containing:
- a CDS encoding aminopeptidase P family protein; the protein is MKENLIREKVAQAKSLLKYFNIDCWMTVTRESGLNGDPILPYLLPGDVTWLTVIMLFKNGNDAVIAGEYDIASVDELGVYRNVIGYKESLKSVFQEILKNENPRTIALNYSEDSEICDGLTHGLYIKMKNYLRELGFESRIISSEPIISAIRERKTKSEIKLIKKAIIEAERIFDEVRDFIKPGVSEIEIADFVRSKVKERNFTTAWDERICPSVFTGPETAEAHYKPTGRKVERGHVLNMDFGVKIDGYCSDLQRTFYVLEEGETSPPEEVIRGFNTIIRIIDESRKALKPGVKGIEVDTIARQILKENGYDEFPHALGHQVGRFAHDGTALLGPAWEKYGDRPFKELMPGMVFTIEPRLKVENRGVITIEEMVLIAENGAEWLSHPQKQIHIIRRIPIRDKID
- the amrB gene encoding AmmeMemoRadiSam system protein B is translated as MAEKIIREPVVAGMFYPGSITSLTQQINQFLNEAPDFDIKPKKVYGIISPHAGYIYSGIVAAAGYKFLKNNPAKDIIITAPSHKEYFLGASIFPGDYYQTPLGLVKVNKEIGTFLAENHKYIDLSYSGHREEHSLEVQLPFLQVIFNNDFNIVPIVIGEHDLNVINELSTALQEASKNHNFIVIASSDLSHYHSYDIAVKIDRLLINKLEKYNLEELEEDFIRNNLEACGIAPILTLLKYAKLSGSPVFKTLDYKNSGDTSGTKSQVVGYLSAVIYEP
- a CDS encoding DUF2520 domain-containing protein codes for the protein MNHNKKNSFALLGASKTGISISYHLSKKGYIPAFCWNRSSERLKNALKYIDFKRYSTDLKNLPQNIDFMIISISDDAIESLVQRLCKLHYDLNDIIIFHTSGAIGSKALSPLKKIGAKTGAFHPFISIPDIETGISLIPETLFTCEGDIANWLKNLAEKIGKIGIIVTEKQKLILHTVAVFLLNYTVGLATEIKKLMSTNQLEIENFREDFNKIFSNKFDSSITNNFKKEISGPILRGDYNIIKKHIEILEEYPELKSLYLLSGKIICQKLIENKMPMSENIKKIFM